The Armatimonadota bacterium genome includes a window with the following:
- a CDS encoding nucleoside-diphosphate kinase, whose translation MIQRTFVMIKPDGVERRLVGEIIGRFERRGLRLVGMKLQTVSRELAERHYAVHRDKPFFGELVDFITSGPVVAMVWEGEDAVRLVRTMMGALKPEEALPGTIRGDFTTSIQTNLVHGSDSPETADSEVALWFAEGELLD comes from the coding sequence TTGATTCAACGCACTTTCGTCATGATAAAGCCGGACGGCGTGGAGCGTCGTCTGGTGGGAGAGATCATCGGACGCTTCGAGCGCAGAGGGCTTCGGCTGGTGGGGATGAAGCTGCAGACCGTCAGCCGGGAACTGGCCGAGCGGCACTATGCCGTGCATAGAGACAAGCCGTTCTTCGGCGAGCTGGTGGACTTCATCACGTCGGGGCCGGTAGTGGCGATGGTCTGGGAAGGCGAGGACGCGGTGCGGTTGGTGCGCACGATGATGGGTGCGCTGAAGCCGGAGGAGGCGCTGCCTGGCACCATCCGCGGCGACTTCACCACCAGCATTCAGACCAACCTGGTTCATGGATCGGACTCGCCCGAGACTGCGGATTCGGAGGTGGCTCTGTGGTTCGCCGAGGGCGAGCTGCTGGACTGA
- a CDS encoding MEMO1 family protein: MEMVVREPAVAGAFYPGTPEAVEALVDRCFATARHPAVTGEVIALVCPHAGYIYSGAAAASAWLALPQGQGRDCLVLVGPNHTGLGSAVSIAAADAWRVAGVLYPVDRELARHLCSLVPGASRDDGAHLMEHSLEVQLPFAARRLAPGFSILPVCLGVRPDEFGLQLCLELGDALARCLEGRSALIVASTDMSHYLSDAAARREDEPAIQAVLRMDPEGLVRVVRDRRITMCGVMPTAAVLRAAAGLGAQRAHLADYRTSAEASGDYDRVVSYASFVLTDGES; encoded by the coding sequence ATGGAGATGGTGGTGCGAGAGCCTGCCGTCGCAGGGGCGTTTTACCCCGGAACACCCGAGGCCGTTGAGGCGCTGGTGGACCGGTGCTTCGCCACGGCGAGGCATCCGGCAGTGACCGGGGAGGTGATCGCCCTTGTCTGTCCTCACGCCGGTTACATCTACTCCGGGGCGGCTGCGGCAAGCGCCTGGCTGGCTCTGCCACAGGGGCAAGGGCGGGATTGTCTGGTGCTGGTCGGCCCCAATCATACGGGGCTGGGCAGTGCGGTGTCCATTGCTGCAGCCGACGCCTGGCGTGTGGCTGGCGTGCTCTACCCCGTTGACCGGGAACTGGCCCGGCATCTCTGCTCATTGGTGCCGGGAGCCTCGCGGGATGACGGTGCTCACCTCATGGAACACTCGCTGGAGGTGCAGTTGCCGTTCGCGGCGCGACGGCTTGCCCCGGGGTTCAGTATCCTGCCTGTCTGCCTGGGAGTGCGGCCGGATGAGTTCGGGTTGCAGTTGTGCCTGGAGCTGGGCGATGCTCTGGCGCGCTGTCTGGAAGGCCGCAGCGCTCTCATCGTTGCCAGCACCGATATGAGCCACTATCTCAGTGACGCCGCCGCCCGCCGCGAGGACGAGCCAGCGATCCAGGCCGTGCTGCGGATGGACCCGGAGGGCCTGGTGCGCGTTGTGAGGGACCGCCGGATCACCATGTGCGGGGTGATGCCGACGGCTGCGGTGCTGAGGGCCGCTGCCGGCCTGGGAGCGCAGCGCGCGCATCTGGCGGACTACCGCACCTCCGCCGAGGCCAGCGGCGACTATGACCGGGTGGTTTCCTACGCTTCGTTCGTCCTGACGGACGGAGAATCCTGA
- the araB gene encoding ribulokinase has protein sequence MPRYALGIDFGTLSGRAVLVDVETGEERATAVCDYAHGVIDEILPATRHKLPPDWALQDPADYVAALQDIVPRVMRESGARPEDVVGIGVDFTSCTILPVRADGTPLCFEERWKGEPHAYVKLWKHHAAQPEANRINELAERRGETFLKRYGGKTSSEWFFAKALQILDEAPDVYRAADKIIEAGDWIVWLLTGQEKRSACQAGYKGLWSAEDGFPSRDFLSELHPELADIVDTKMSRQIHPVASRAGELTAEMASKLGLRAGTPVAVASIDAHVAVPACGVTRPGTMVMIMGTSTCHMALSDEPRVFEGLAGYVKDGIIPGYIGFEAGQSCVGDHFAWFVERCMPADYAAEAERLGISGHELLSRKAAEQKPGESGLLALDWWNGNRSVLMDADLTGLMLGVTLTTRPEEMYRALIEATAFGTLVIINAFANNGVPVEDIVACGGLAEKNPLLMQIYADVTGREFKIAASGQAVALGSAMFGAVAAGKAAGGFDTMDEAAQKMARLKDESYRPIPENHEVYRRLFGEYLKLHDYFGRGVNNVMKTLKAMRHVS, from the coding sequence ATGCCCCGATACGCTCTCGGGATAGATTTTGGAACCCTCTCGGGACGCGCTGTCCTGGTGGACGTGGAGACCGGAGAGGAGCGCGCAACAGCCGTCTGCGACTACGCTCACGGCGTGATTGACGAGATTCTACCCGCAACCAGGCACAAGCTTCCGCCCGACTGGGCCCTGCAGGATCCAGCGGACTACGTGGCGGCGCTTCAGGACATCGTTCCGCGTGTGATGCGGGAGTCCGGGGCGCGACCTGAGGACGTGGTGGGCATCGGGGTGGACTTCACGTCTTGCACCATCCTGCCCGTGCGCGCCGACGGGACGCCGCTGTGCTTCGAGGAGCGCTGGAAGGGCGAGCCTCACGCCTATGTGAAGCTCTGGAAGCACCACGCCGCCCAGCCGGAGGCCAATCGCATCAACGAACTGGCCGAACGGCGCGGAGAGACCTTCCTGAAACGTTACGGCGGCAAGACCTCCAGCGAATGGTTTTTCGCCAAGGCACTTCAGATCCTGGACGAGGCGCCGGACGTGTACCGCGCTGCGGACAAGATCATCGAGGCGGGAGACTGGATTGTCTGGCTGCTGACGGGGCAGGAGAAGCGCAGCGCCTGCCAGGCAGGCTACAAGGGGCTGTGGTCTGCAGAGGACGGCTTCCCCAGCCGCGACTTTTTGAGCGAGCTCCACCCGGAGCTGGCGGACATCGTGGACACGAAGATGAGCCGCCAGATCCACCCGGTGGCCTCTCGGGCCGGTGAGCTGACGGCAGAGATGGCATCGAAGCTGGGTCTGAGGGCTGGCACCCCTGTGGCAGTCGCCAGTATTGACGCCCACGTGGCCGTTCCGGCGTGCGGAGTGACGCGGCCAGGCACCATGGTGATGATCATGGGCACGTCCACCTGCCACATGGCCCTTTCCGATGAGCCCAGGGTCTTCGAAGGACTGGCCGGCTACGTGAAGGACGGCATCATCCCGGGATACATCGGCTTCGAGGCCGGGCAGTCCTGCGTGGGGGACCACTTCGCCTGGTTTGTGGAGCGCTGTATGCCGGCGGACTACGCGGCGGAGGCTGAAAGGCTCGGCATATCAGGCCACGAGCTGCTGAGCCGCAAAGCGGCAGAGCAGAAACCGGGCGAAAGCGGGTTACTCGCGCTGGACTGGTGGAATGGCAACCGGTCGGTGCTTATGGACGCGGACTTGACCGGGCTGATGCTCGGCGTGACGCTGACTACCCGCCCCGAAGAGATGTACCGCGCACTCATCGAGGCGACGGCCTTCGGGACGCTCGTCATCATCAACGCGTTCGCGAACAACGGAGTCCCGGTGGAGGACATCGTCGCGTGCGGGGGACTGGCGGAAAAGAACCCGCTCCTGATGCAGATCTATGCCGACGTTACGGGCCGCGAGTTCAAGATCGCCGCGTCCGGTCAGGCGGTGGCGCTGGGCTCCGCCATGTTCGGAGCGGTGGCCGCGGGCAAGGCCGCCGGCGGATTCGACACGATGGACGAGGCGGCTCAGAAAATGGCGCGTCTGAAGGACGAAAGCTACCGGCCCATCCCGGAGAACCACGAAGTCTACCGGCGGCTTTTCGGGGAGTATCTGAAGCTACACGACTACTTTGGGCGCGGAGTAAACAACGTGATGAAGACGCTGAAGGCGATGCGCCATGTGTCCTGA
- the pfkA gene encoding ATP-dependent 6-phosphofructokinase, producing MAGQKLTHIGVLTSGGDAPGMNACVRAVTRAAIAEGCRVTGILHGFRGMVEGRFQELSSRTVGGILRQGGTILQSSRCPEFKTDEGQERALANLRSQGIQGVVVIGGDGSMAGVRALVRKGYPAIGVPATIDNDLYGTDLCIGVDTALQTIVDALDKLKDTASSLERAFVVEVMGRNSGWLALAAGVAGGAEAVLIPEREFDVEALALDARRARERGKPHYIIVAAEALQLATGPKGKAFMEAMERSGFTVRATVLGHVQRGGSPTPDERILATRLGAEAARSLISGKWGTMVGVRGSELVHVDLDDAINLPHPLDEALLELSPVMAL from the coding sequence GTGGCGGGACAGAAGCTGACTCATATCGGAGTTCTCACCAGCGGCGGGGACGCGCCGGGAATGAACGCGTGCGTACGGGCGGTGACCCGGGCGGCCATCGCCGAAGGGTGCCGCGTCACGGGCATCCTGCACGGTTTCCGCGGGATGGTGGAAGGCCGCTTCCAGGAGCTGTCTTCCCGTACGGTCGGTGGGATACTGCGGCAGGGAGGCACCATCCTGCAATCCTCCCGCTGTCCTGAATTCAAGACAGACGAAGGTCAGGAGCGGGCGCTGGCTAACTTGCGCTCTCAGGGCATTCAGGGAGTGGTTGTCATCGGCGGCGACGGCTCCATGGCCGGGGTCCGGGCCCTGGTGCGCAAGGGATACCCGGCCATCGGGGTGCCGGCCACCATTGACAACGACCTGTACGGTACCGATCTGTGCATCGGCGTGGATACCGCCCTGCAGACCATTGTGGACGCGCTGGACAAGCTTAAAGACACCGCCAGCAGTCTGGAGCGTGCCTTCGTGGTGGAGGTGATGGGGCGGAACTCCGGGTGGCTCGCCCTTGCGGCCGGCGTGGCGGGTGGAGCCGAGGCCGTTCTGATTCCCGAGCGGGAATTCGACGTGGAGGCTCTGGCTCTGGACGCGCGGCGAGCGCGGGAGCGAGGCAAGCCGCATTACATCATCGTCGCCGCGGAGGCCCTTCAGCTTGCCACAGGTCCGAAGGGCAAGGCGTTCATGGAAGCGATGGAGCGCTCCGGTTTCACCGTGCGCGCAACCGTGTTGGGTCACGTGCAACGAGGTGGCTCGCCCACACCGGACGAGCGCATCCTGGCAACACGGCTGGGCGCGGAGGCCGCCCGGTCTCTCATCTCCGGCAAATGGGGGACGATGGTGGGCGTGCGCGGCTCGGAGCTGGTCCACGTGGACCTGGACGATGCCATCAACCTTCCTCATCCCCTGGACGAGGCCCTTTTGGAGCTCAGTCCAGTGATGGCTCTTTAG
- a CDS encoding RNA polymerase sporulation sigma factor SigH: MASPTVAVNGGCELSPMARSRFAHLSDREIVSRAQCGEEYASEYLLYKYRGLVRTKVRSYFLMGAEKDDLLQIGMIGLWQAIQDYRSEKDISFLSFARICIERHVITAIKTATRQKQSPLNQSVSLEYPAEDSDSEWSLADVIAASDTVDPEQLLLQQEESQRMSTMLRRMLSDFEWRVLNGYRTGKSYREIAADLHCNTKSVDNALARIKRKVANAPVNWLLSEEPV; the protein is encoded by the coding sequence ATGGCATCACCAACGGTCGCGGTGAACGGCGGGTGTGAGCTGAGCCCGATGGCCAGGTCGAGGTTTGCCCACCTGTCAGATCGCGAGATTGTCAGTCGGGCGCAGTGCGGCGAAGAGTACGCCTCAGAGTATCTGCTCTACAAGTACCGCGGTCTGGTCCGAACCAAGGTGCGGTCTTACTTCCTGATGGGCGCCGAGAAGGACGACCTTCTGCAGATCGGGATGATCGGCCTCTGGCAGGCCATTCAGGACTACCGTTCCGAAAAGGACATCAGTTTTCTCTCCTTTGCCCGCATCTGCATCGAGCGCCACGTCATCACCGCCATCAAGACAGCCACCCGTCAAAAGCAGTCTCCCCTGAACCAGTCCGTCTCCCTTGAGTATCCGGCTGAGGACTCCGACAGCGAATGGAGTCTGGCCGATGTCATCGCGGCGTCGGACACGGTGGATCCGGAGCAGCTGCTGCTGCAGCAGGAGGAGAGCCAGCGGATGTCCACCATGCTGCGGCGGATGCTCTCGGACTTCGAATGGCGGGTGCTGAACGGGTACCGGACAGGCAAGAGCTACCGCGAGATCGCGGCGGACCTGCACTGCAACACCAAGAGTGTGGACAACGCTCTGGCGCGCATCAAGCGCAAGGTGGCGAACGCGCCAGTGAACTGGCTTCTCTCAGAGGAGCCCGTCTGA
- a CDS encoding NADH-dependent dehydrogenase, with protein sequence MAGDTISRRDFMAGAAAAAGVWLIGQELFATEEQPAAAPGPPVAIGVIGLGLQGRDLLGALGKVPAAKVAAICDTYEPSIRRASELAAGAATYTDYRQMLESKDVQAVIVATPTHRHRQIVLDALQAGKHVYCEAPIAGTVDEAREIARAGRDSKQVFQAGLQLRADHLHRHVLKFVRTGVPGTLAMARAQNNKKQSWKRMAPTPEREAELNWRLQRATSTGLPGELGIHYFDLLNWYLDRRPVSVTGMGAITFYRDGREVEDTVQCIFQYPDGMNAVYTGTLVSSYDSSYQMLYGSEATILLKGQRSWMFKEADSAMLGWEVYAHKEKIGDETGIALVADATKIIQAGKEPGKEGMDESKDALYYAMEEFCYAIQTGQAPPADAVAGFQSAVTAIKAAEAVAAGGKVEFKPEWFELG encoded by the coding sequence TTGGCTGGAGACACTATCTCTCGGCGTGACTTCATGGCCGGCGCTGCGGCTGCGGCCGGCGTCTGGCTGATCGGACAGGAGCTGTTTGCGACGGAAGAGCAGCCCGCCGCGGCTCCCGGGCCGCCGGTGGCTATCGGCGTTATCGGCCTGGGGTTGCAGGGCCGCGACCTTCTGGGCGCTCTGGGCAAGGTTCCGGCCGCGAAGGTGGCCGCCATCTGCGACACGTACGAACCCAGCATCCGGCGCGCATCGGAGCTGGCCGCCGGAGCCGCCACATATACGGACTACCGTCAAATGCTGGAGTCCAAGGACGTTCAGGCGGTCATCGTGGCCACGCCCACCCACCGTCACCGGCAGATAGTGCTGGATGCCCTCCAGGCCGGCAAGCATGTCTACTGCGAGGCGCCCATCGCGGGAACGGTGGACGAGGCGCGCGAGATCGCGCGAGCGGGTCGTGACAGCAAGCAGGTCTTCCAGGCGGGACTGCAACTGCGCGCCGACCATCTGCACCGTCACGTTCTCAAGTTCGTGCGCACGGGGGTTCCGGGAACGCTGGCGATGGCTCGCGCTCAGAACAACAAAAAACAGAGCTGGAAGCGGATGGCTCCCACTCCCGAGCGGGAAGCCGAACTGAACTGGCGGCTGCAGCGCGCCACCAGCACTGGACTGCCAGGGGAGCTAGGCATCCATTACTTCGACCTTCTGAACTGGTATCTGGATAGGCGCCCGGTCTCTGTCACGGGGATGGGCGCCATCACGTTCTACCGGGACGGTCGTGAAGTGGAGGATACCGTCCAGTGCATATTCCAGTATCCAGACGGAATGAACGCGGTCTACACAGGTACGCTGGTGAGCTCGTACGACTCATCCTATCAGATGCTGTACGGCAGTGAAGCAACCATCTTGTTGAAGGGCCAGCGCTCCTGGATGTTCAAGGAGGCCGACTCGGCCATGCTGGGCTGGGAGGTGTACGCTCACAAGGAGAAGATCGGGGACGAGACGGGCATTGCGCTGGTAGCGGATGCCACCAAGATCATCCAGGCCGGGAAGGAGCCGGGCAAGGAGGGCATGGATGAGTCGAAGGACGCCCTGTATTACGCGATGGAAGAGTTCTGTTACGCCATCCAGACCGGCCAGGCGCCGCCGGCGGATGCTGTGGCTGGGTTCCAGAGCGCGGTGACGGCCATCAAGGCGGCGGAGGCCGTGGCCGCGGGAGGAAAAGTGGAGTTCAAGCCGGAATGGTTCGAACTGGGCTGA
- a CDS encoding oxidoreductase: protein MSEEKNGGLSRREFVKAAGVTVAGLMVSSVAKSPVYAVAPARVIGANDRINIGYVGVGGMGSGHLGHVKEYASEQNVAAVAVCDVWDKRRLAAAAAVELPESKAYRDYRKLLEDKDVDAVMIATPEHWHARIAIDAMEQGKHVYIEKPMCRTLQEVEQLLATQKKTGCVVQVGSQGCSDAKWRTAGEQIRAGKIGRIVLSQGSYCRNNPNGEWNYPIDPEADPTKNLDWNMWLGPAKKVPWNPRHYFQWRKYTNYSAGILSDLFPHRLHPLMIACGDQYPVQVTCIGSILGNDDRDVADNTQVLVKFADGSHMLLVGSTVNEQGVPDMIRGTKATIYFGGGKVEIRPERPFSDEIDPEDVPVIGPGESVQEHEKNWFHCIRTGERPNCHIELAAKVQTIVTLAEKSWLENKTMNFDPATRKIV, encoded by the coding sequence ATGAGCGAAGAGAAAAACGGCGGCCTCTCGCGCCGCGAGTTCGTGAAGGCGGCCGGTGTGACGGTCGCAGGGTTGATGGTGAGCTCGGTGGCGAAGAGCCCTGTCTATGCCGTGGCTCCAGCCCGGGTCATCGGAGCAAATGACCGCATCAACATCGGGTATGTTGGCGTAGGCGGCATGGGCAGCGGCCATCTGGGTCACGTCAAGGAGTACGCCTCCGAGCAGAACGTGGCGGCGGTTGCGGTCTGCGATGTCTGGGACAAGCGGCGGCTGGCGGCAGCTGCGGCGGTGGAGCTGCCGGAGTCCAAGGCATACAGGGACTACCGCAAGCTTCTGGAGGACAAGGATGTTGACGCGGTGATGATCGCAACGCCGGAGCACTGGCACGCGCGCATCGCCATAGATGCCATGGAGCAGGGCAAGCACGTCTATATAGAGAAGCCCATGTGCCGCACCCTGCAGGAGGTGGAGCAGCTTCTGGCCACCCAGAAGAAGACCGGCTGCGTAGTACAGGTTGGCTCTCAGGGATGTTCCGACGCCAAATGGCGGACGGCCGGCGAGCAGATCCGCGCGGGCAAGATCGGGCGCATTGTATTGAGCCAGGGCAGCTACTGCCGGAACAATCCGAATGGTGAATGGAACTATCCCATAGACCCGGAGGCCGATCCCACCAAGAACCTGGACTGGAATATGTGGCTGGGGCCGGCGAAGAAGGTCCCTTGGAATCCCCGCCATTACTTCCAGTGGCGCAAATACACCAACTACTCGGCCGGCATCCTCTCGGATCTTTTCCCGCACCGGCTGCATCCGCTGATGATCGCCTGCGGCGACCAGTATCCCGTCCAGGTCACCTGCATCGGGTCTATTCTGGGCAACGACGACCGGGATGTGGCGGACAACACTCAGGTCCTGGTGAAGTTCGCGGACGGCTCGCATATGTTGCTGGTGGGCTCCACGGTCAATGAGCAGGGCGTGCCGGACATGATCCGCGGCACCAAGGCCACCATCTACTTCGGCGGCGGCAAGGTGGAGATCCGGCCGGAGCGGCCGTTCTCGGATGAGATAGACCCTGAGGACGTCCCCGTCATCGGACCGGGCGAGAGCGTGCAGGAGCACGAGAAGAACTGGTTCCACTGCATCCGCACCGGCGAGAGACCGAACTGCCACATCGAGCTGGCTGCCAAGGTGCAGACCATTGTGACCCTGGCGGAGAAGTCCTGGCTGGAGAACAAGACCATGAACTTCGATCCCGCCACCCGCAAGATCGTCTGA
- a CDS encoding response regulator, protein MSKSVLVTDDALYCRMELKNILTSRGYRVVGEARNGQEAVERYRELRPDLVTMDVVMPEMDGVAAVKKIREIDPQATILMCSSMGQRSLLMEALQAGASDFVTKPFRDRSVLNSVRKLIG, encoded by the coding sequence ATGTCCAAAAGCGTCCTTGTTACGGATGACGCCCTCTACTGCCGCATGGAGTTGAAAAACATCCTGACCTCCCGGGGATACCGGGTGGTGGGAGAGGCGCGAAACGGCCAGGAAGCCGTGGAGCGCTACCGCGAGCTCCGTCCGGATCTGGTGACCATGGATGTGGTCATGCCTGAGATGGACGGGGTCGCCGCAGTCAAGAAGATCCGGGAGATCGACCCGCAAGCCACGATTCTGATGTGCTCCTCCATGGGCCAGCGCTCGCTGCTTATGGAGGCCCTTCAGGCCGGAGCGTCCGACTTCGTAACCAAGCCGTTCCGCGACCGCTCCGTTCTGAACAGTGTCCGCAAGCTGATCGGATAG
- a CDS encoding 2-dehydro-3-deoxygluconokinase yields MPRLQLRDAQTCRHDFLSIGAIVRRLDPGVIPLHEASHYECHCSGGEYNPAAALAKTFGLRAAVVSASVEYPPGWWIATQVRKMGVEAYLKWFPYDGVGSPRIATVYSDRGFGVRPPEVFYDRANEAGAMLKPGDVDWNDLFGVKGVRWFHSGGIFASLSPTTGELIIEGMKAAHQHGTVTSYDLNFREKLWKASGGVERGVEVNRRIVEHVDVLFGNEEDLQRGLGIPGPDVESSRSALDPENFKIMIGRLLEEYPHIQLVATTLREVHSAFRHSWKAVMYYDGQFYESPQCELDVYDRVGGGDGFASGLMFGLLTGEEPEQALRLGWAHGALLTTYPGDVSMARLEQVRRLAQGGSARIQR; encoded by the coding sequence ATGCCCAGACTTCAGTTGCGGGACGCGCAGACCTGCCGCCACGACTTCCTCTCCATCGGAGCCATCGTACGCAGGCTGGATCCCGGTGTCATTCCTCTCCATGAGGCCAGCCACTATGAATGCCACTGCTCCGGAGGCGAGTATAACCCCGCAGCCGCCCTGGCAAAGACCTTCGGACTACGCGCCGCCGTGGTTAGCGCCAGCGTGGAGTACCCGCCAGGATGGTGGATCGCCACTCAGGTGCGCAAAATGGGGGTGGAAGCCTACCTGAAGTGGTTCCCTTACGATGGCGTGGGCTCTCCTCGGATTGCCACCGTCTACAGCGACAGGGGATTCGGCGTCCGGCCCCCGGAGGTCTTCTATGATCGCGCCAACGAGGCCGGGGCCATGCTCAAGCCCGGAGATGTGGACTGGAACGACCTGTTCGGCGTCAAGGGGGTGCGCTGGTTCCACAGCGGCGGCATCTTCGCCTCGCTTTCTCCCACGACAGGCGAGCTGATTATCGAAGGCATGAAGGCCGCCCACCAGCATGGCACGGTGACATCCTACGATCTTAACTTCCGTGAAAAGCTCTGGAAGGCGTCCGGGGGCGTGGAACGCGGCGTTGAGGTGAACCGGCGCATCGTGGAACACGTGGACGTACTCTTTGGCAACGAGGAGGATCTGCAACGGGGGCTCGGCATTCCGGGTCCCGACGTGGAATCTTCGCGGAGCGCTCTGGATCCGGAAAACTTCAAAATCATGATCGGACGTCTGCTGGAGGAGTATCCGCACATCCAGCTCGTGGCCACCACCCTCCGTGAGGTGCATTCGGCCTTCCGGCACTCCTGGAAGGCGGTGATGTACTACGACGGCCAGTTCTACGAAAGCCCGCAGTGCGAGCTGGACGTCTACGACCGCGTCGGCGGCGGAGACGGATTTGCTTCCGGACTGATGTTCGGACTGCTGACAGGTGAGGAGCCGGAGCAGGCGCTGCGCCTGGGATGGGCACACGGAGCTTTGCTGACCACCTACCCCGGCGACGTCTCGATGGCTCGCCTGGAGCAGGTGCGGCGGCTGGCTCAGGGAGGAAGCGCCCGAATCCAGAGATAG